ATACTACAACGTCAAAGTTTTCGGTTGAGAGACGCTTTAGGGCTTCATCAACGCTGCAGGCGGTTTGTATTCGTAGGTTGCTGTTGAGGTCAGTCAGTATTTGTTTTGAAACCTCTAAAAACGTTGCATCGTCATCCACATGCAAAACGTTAATCAGGGCATTATTCGAGAGCTGAATTGATTGACCCATACAAACGTTACCTTTGATAACCAAGCAATGTGGATATTAAAACTGTGTGTAATAGTAATCCATGTCCGCCGTCAATAAGCATTTACTTCAGATATGCTCATCCAACGATTAGCAAATGGCAAATCTTTGAAAAACCAGTTAAACAGGTATGAAATTGTTTGGTCGAGATACCGAGAACTCAACATCGATGACTTGTGCCACTTCTATGGCGCTGCGGTAGGCAATACGTACGCTGTTGATGGAGGGATAGCGATGGTTTGTGTTTTGCTCCACCCACTAGCTTGCCCTACATAGGCAAAAGACAGATTGTGGGGGGTAGAAGAGTTTGTCCTGATTGTATCGAAGTATTGGGTTAGCGATTGGCTGGTCGCGTTTATATGTCCGATGAATGCTTCAACTTGAAAGTCTAATAGCTCATTAAGAGACGGAAAGGCGAAGGATTCATTGTAGCAATATTTGAACTCATTTCCCTGATAAGTGAATAATACTTTTGTGTAACTCGAGTTATCGGCTACAAAATACAATTCAGGGTTGTTAACCGGGTAATAATACCAGTCGTCGGTGCCATGGCCCCTCACCCGAATATGATAGTACAGCTGTATATTATAGCCGTTATAGTCATAATACCCTTTGAATGGCTGGTTCTCAATGTTTACGCCGATGCTTCCATTTCTAACGAAATGGGCAGGATACTTGTCAAATTGTCCGGTGTTTAAGTCAACATGACCGAAGGCAGGCACATAATAAGAGTTGTCTGTAGCTGAAACATGAAATTCTGGTATGGAAGGATCGGGCGAAGTATCAGGTATTGAAAACGGACCTAGTTGTCTAGGCGACAGCAAAACTAAGCTACACACGGCAAGCAATAGCAGCAGGAAGATAGGTATCAGAATTTTGGCTAGCCTACCCATACATTTTACTTAACAGAAAAATGATAAATAGTTTACTTAGATGCATTAGAACAAATCTATACCCTAATAACTCTAAAGAAGGAAATGAAGATGTAAAAATACCCTTCTGGAGGGCAAATCCTGCACGGGGCACCAACACTAATTCAATAACTCAGGAGCGAGACGCAAAAGCGAAAAAACATTTTAATTATTCAAAATTATTTTCTGTTAAAACCTGGTTCAATAACTAATGATTTTATCACTTGGTTGTGGCTTTTGACATTCTTTTCTTTCATGATTTTGTTTAATATTTGCAGGGTTTCTTCGTCGACTTGAATGGTTGGCAAATTAACTCCTCATTGACTATTCCTATTGAAACAGATAAAAAACTTGCGGTTTTCAGAATTCCCCATAGAGGATTGCAAGTTCAAATCCTGCACATACCACCAACCAGCTTTTAGTCGCTTAATTTTAATACATCAAAACCCTTGATAAAGAGGCGTCTTGGCTTGGTGGCGCGTTTGACAAAAAATGTCCTAGCCGACGAAGAAAGAGCTTGCCTTAAAATCATAGCGATGGAGCTCCGTGAAATCCGCAAACGCATCAACATATTAGCCGAAACCATTGTGAAAATAAGCGACAAAGAATTCAGAAAATCGTTTAATGCAAGCCCCATGGGTATTTCTGAAAAACAGCTTGATAACTACCAGTTAGAGATAGAAAAGCAAGCAAGTTTTGCCGAGGACGAATTTAAAGGTCCTTAAACGCGAAGGGTTTCCCGTGACCTGGATAAGTGGTCGCTATCTTTAGTGTTTTTAGCTTCTCGATGCTTGCTTGAAAGGCTTTTTTGTCGGGCATCAAAGAGTTTTTAGCTGGAACCTTTTTGTTTTCTAGCAGGTCACCGCAGAAAAAGTCCCCTGACCCTGCGAGCACGCCGATGGAACCTAAAGAGTGCCCCGGGATATGGAGGACTTTCGCGTCCAACCCAAAGGCTGAAAGGTCAAAGCCGTCTTCTAAGTCTATGTCGGGGGTGAAGCGGTCTTCTTTTTTGAGATTTCCGCTGAGGAAAAACAGAATCAGTTTGCCCATAGCCTTCATCAAAAAGTTGGCTTTTCGGCTGTAGAAGAGGTCACCGGTTTCGACCATGCCTTTGTCTGCTGGGTGCAGTGCGATTTTTGCTCCAAACCTCTCACGTAGGTATGCGGCGTTGCCGACATGGTCAAAGTCGCCATGGGTAAGAACTATAAGCTTAAGCTGGTCAGGCATGCAGCCAGCCTTTTTTAGTGCAGCATCTATTTCGGCGCGGTTTTTGGCGAAGCCTGTGTCGATTAGGAAAAATCCCCGCGGATTTTGTATGAGATAGCAGTTTACGCCGGCATAGCTGAGGGTTGTGATTTCTTGCATGTTTACCCGCAGACTATCTGTAGACATTAGGTAATAAGAACTACACCTGTTTAATGATAGCTCAAGATTGTTTGAGAACTAAACGCACGGTAAATCAAAGGAGTTATTTTAGTTGGCGAACAAATGCCTCTATTTCCTTGATGTATCTGAGATTTAGGATAGCCCGGGTGTTTTGTTTAGTTTTGAAATCCTTAAGCATCCAAAACACGTGTTCACGGACCTCTTGCGAGGAGACCCGATTTTCATATTGATTATATAACTCGATGAAACGTAGCAGTTGTCTTTTTATGCCCTCATTATCGATTGAGGCGTTTTTTGGGTCAAAAATCCAAGGAGCG
The DNA window shown above is from Candidatus Bathyarchaeota archaeon and carries:
- a CDS encoding MBL fold metallo-hydrolase is translated as MSTDSLRVNMQEITTLSYAGVNCYLIQNPRGFFLIDTGFAKNRAEIDAALKKAGCMPDQLKLIVLTHGDFDHVGNAAYLRERFGAKIALHPADKGMVETGDLFYSRKANFLMKAMGKLILFFLSGNLKKEDRFTPDIDLEDGFDLSAFGLDAKVLHIPGHSLGSIGVLAGSGDFFCGDLLENKKVPAKNSLMPDKKAFQASIEKLKTLKIATTYPGHGKPFAFKDL